CATTCTTTATCCATGGGGGATTGTGGCTATGTGATTCCTGAACTGGAACGAGAAGAAGACTTGATTGCTGCTGCAAAACACATAAGTATAATCCATGAAAACGTGAACGAGGTTGAGGGAATAACTGAGATTGAAAAGCAGCTAAATGTTGTTCAGGAGAAGATTATGAGTTGGGAAACGGATCAGTCTATGATTTGGGATTCAAGTCTTGATGAAGCTACTCAATATCTAAATGCAGCTGATGAAGCAAGAAAGTTTGTGGAAAAATTGGAGGCATTGTCTTCGAATAATAAGGATTGCAGGGAAAAGGAACTGTTGCAGAGGTCTCATGACATCCTTCAAATTGCAATGACAAGGCTTGAGGAAGAGTTTAAGCACATTCTTCTCCGAAACAGACAACCTTTTGAGCCAGAACGGGTGTCTTTCCGTTCTAGTGCAGAGGATACTATAGATTTCAGCTCAGTAATCTCTCTTGGGGATAACTCGGTTGAGAAATCAATTAATAGAGATAGTGTTAGCAGAAATTCAGAGGAATTCATCATTGATTTGGTTCATCCAGAAGTAATTTCTGATCTTAGATGCATTGCAAATTTAATGTTCATCTCCAAGTACGGCCACGAATGCTCTCAGGCCTATATTAGTGTGAGAAGAGATGCCTTGGATGAGTGTCTCTTTATCCTTGAAATGGAGAAACTGAGCATTGAGGATGTGCTGAAATTGGAATGGAGAAGCTTGAATTCCAAGATCAAAAGGTGGGTAAGAGCTATGAAGATGTTCGTGCGGGTGTATCTTGCTAGCGAGAAATATCTCATCGAACAAATTTTTGGAGACCTTGGAACAGTTAATCTGGTTTGTTTTGCTGAGGCTTTAAAGGGTTCAATTTTACAGCTATTGATTTTTGGCGATGCTATATCTATGGGACCTCACAAACCAGAGAAGCTATTTCCTATTTTTGATATGTATGAGGTTCTTGCAGATCTTTTTCCAGATATAGACTCTTTATACTCGGATGATGCTGGGTTTTGTGTTAGAACTGACTGTCGTGAGGTTCTAAAGCGATTGGGGGACTCTGTTAAGACTGCATTTAGGGGCGGGCGCAGGATAAAGTTACGGGGCGGGGGAAAAACTTTAACAATTTTCCTGGGCTGGCTTGATAGGGCTTCTGGGGATTTTGACGGGGGCCAAAATCCTTCCCCCATAAGCCATGCTGTCGGTCCGCCCCTGACTGCATTCCACGAATTCGAGATGTCCATCGCAACAAGTGTGTCGTTAAATCCTTTCCCGGGAGGTGGAATTCACCATCTGACTCGGTATGTCATGAACTATATCAACACACTTGCAGACTATCGCGAGACCCTTAATTTTCTACTCAGGGATGAAAATGGAGAGGATCCTGTTTTGTTGTCCCCGGACATGAGTCCACCTACAGAAGAAGAAAACAGAAATGATGTTTCCCCAATCGCTCGCCACTTTCGATCAGTTGCTTCGATTCTGAAGTGCAACCTTGATGATAAGGCCAAGTTATACAAAGATCCTTCCTTGCAGAGCATTTTTTTGATGAACAACATACATTATATGACTCAAAAGATAAAGAATTCGGTGCTTAGGCATATATTTGGGGATGACTGGATACGAAAGCACAACCGGAAACTCCAACAGCACGCAATGAACTATGAAAGAGCTACTTGGAGTTCAGTTCTAGCTCCGTTGAAGGTTGACGGAAATCACAACTCGGATTCTGTCTGGAAATCCTCTCTCAAGAAGAGGTTTCGAAACTTTAACCTTGATTTCGAGGAGGTTTATCGGACTCAGACAGCATGGATAATACCTGACCAGCAGCTTCGGGAAGAGTTGCAGATATTGTCTGTTAAGGTGATCCAGGCGTATCGAGCATTCGTTGGAAGATATAACTATTTCATAAGTGAAGAGCATATAAAACACAGTGCAGATGATTTAGAGATGTTTTTGGATGATCTGTTCCAGGGTTGTCAAAAATCATTGCAGAATCCTCACAGGAGATGATAAAATAGGTTGTATTGAAATATTTTTACAGCAGAAACTCTTCTGCTATTGTAAtcttataataataaaactcTTCTGCTAATAAAATAACATAGGTGTTTAATGAGCGAGAATGAATTTCCAGAGAAAGGTCTGAAAACagtaattttggaaaataaaaaaaaaatgattatatagtaaatattattctaaacaattttaattgttAACTATTTATATTTTGAGGTTGTAATAGTCGAAAGCATCATTTAAAgtttagtaaaaaaataaagatatttGCTTTACCTTTTAAAACATGGGATAATTAAAACatgggataattactaatctgacTCAATTAAGGATcacaatttacatatctaacccaccttacctcaaagttaccaaattagacactttcacttattttggacaaaactaaccttagttctatttgatgaatcgatcgatcttcttcttcttcttcttcctcctccgcttcatccgcttcttgttcttcttcttcttcttgttcttcttcttcttcgtttcaacttcttcatcttcttcaatttcttataCCAATCGTTaacgatttttgagatttttgacatattatgttcaatttcccgtacaaatggtatattttttgcttatacgcttgcttttctcattggttttgcctctttcttcatctttaatggtatcgtttcaatttcctctatttttcataattttattttcattttcgtccattgttgtcgcatttgtgacaagaactgtcgcatttcgtcgcaaatgcgacaagaactgtcgcatttgttaatgcgacaactcttgtcgcatttacgacgaaatgcgacagttcttgtcgcatttgcgacgaaatgcgacagttcttgtcgcatttgcgacgaaatgcgacaatttcgtcaaatgcgacagcaatggaggaaaatggaaaaaattatggaaaaatagaggaaattgaaacgataccattacagatgatgaAAGAGGgaaaaccaacgagaaaagcaagcgtataagcaaaaaatataccatttgtacgggaaattgaacataatatgtcaaaaatctcaaaaatcgctaacgatttatatcagaaattgaagaagatgaactgaagaagaagttgaaacagagaagaagaagaagaacaagaagaagaagaagaagaagcggatgaagcggaggagaaggaggaggaggaagaagaagaagatcgattcatcaaatagaactaaggttagttttgtccaaaatggatgaaaatgtctaatttggtaactttgaggcaaggtgggttagatatgtaaattggggtcctttattgggtcaaattagtaattatcccttaaAACATTGTGTTTGGACCAATTAAGGTTGACTTAAATGGTTAAAAGTCTCAAATCGTTTAAACTAGATCTTGGATTCGAGAATCCACCTAAAAAGTGATTGACGAGTCTCGAACCGAGAAATTGTATAGAATCACATGACATAATGTTTTGCCTTATTCATTCCTCATTTattaatagggtaaattacaaaacgaggtcaaatgggaggtccatttacatatttaacccatttactcaacctactacatatttagactgtttttgtgtggctttcccataataccctcaatatttacgcgtgtctgtctccctcccgtctgacttcacaGATACGATCATATGCGAAGCTAATCGatgggtttacttgatgaatttaattagcatatgcgaagcctgcgaaactaatgtttggtttacttgatgaatttaattagtatATGCGAAGCCTGAATGTGTTTTGAaactaattcgcgaagtggtatataacaaaaaatgccaaacaacaacggattctaacattaaatcataacattatcaaaatttacaacaagattgccacaataacaacattaaaatcataacattatcaaaatttacaacaagattgccacaataaactcctaacaaatcacttcaaagtgaacctgacTAATCTGGACGGAAATTTCTCTTTCTAtcggaagtccagaccttttgggatgagaaatggaagtccaaaccttttgggatggacgtgtcccatggtgcacaccaagattggcacaatctctcctaaccaatcatttcaaagtgaatgtgtcaatcttgagggaaatttctccctatacaggaaggaaagccATCTCCCATGCAGCCCAATACGCCACCTTCCAGAAAAggatgttatgtaatcaaccaccttcaggaaaaattaatcgtgttaggcaggga
The DNA window shown above is from Euphorbia lathyris chromosome 1, ddEupLath1.1, whole genome shotgun sequence and carries:
- the LOC136208401 gene encoding exocyst complex component EXO70E2-like; its protein translation is MGDCGYVIPELEREEDLIAAAKHISIIHENVNEVEGITEIEKQLNVVQEKIMSWETDQSMIWDSSLDEATQYLNAADEARKFVEKLEALSSNNKDCREKELLQRSHDILQIAMTRLEEEFKHILLRNRQPFEPERVSFRSSAEDTIDFSSVISLGDNSVEKSINRDSVSRNSEEFIIDLVHPEVISDLRCIANLMFISKYGHECSQAYISVRRDALDECLFILEMEKLSIEDVLKLEWRSLNSKIKRWVRAMKMFVRVYLASEKYLIEQIFGDLGTVNLVCFAEALKGSILQLLIFGDAISMGPHKPEKLFPIFDMYEVLADLFPDIDSLYSDDAGFCVRTDCREVLKRLGDSVKTAFRGGRRIKLRGGGKTLTIFLGWLDRASGDFDGGQNPSPISHAVGPPLTAFHEFEMSIATSVSLNPFPGGGIHHLTRYVMNYINTLADYRETLNFLLRDENGEDPVLLSPDMSPPTEEENRNDVSPIARHFRSVASILKCNLDDKAKLYKDPSLQSIFLMNNIHYMTQKIKNSVLRHIFGDDWIRKHNRKLQQHAMNYERATWSSVLAPLKVDGNHNSDSVWKSSLKKRFRNFNLDFEEVYRTQTAWIIPDQQLREELQILSVKVIQAYRAFVGRYNYFISEEHIKHSADDLEMFLDDLFQGCQKSLQNPHRR